A window of Flavobacterium psychrophilum genomic DNA:
CCATCCATGTCATAGTAACCACCCGAGATAAGATAACTCATCTTTTCCGAACCCCCACTGGCAGATAACTGGACGTTTCGTGAGACGCCCATAGTAAATAATTCATCCAGCCAATTGGTATTGGCAAGGTCAGTTCTTGTTCTCCTGTCAATAGCATAAGGGCTTTCGGATCCTGGAGCATTACCTGTAGTATTGTGCCACGATGTGTCCATCACCGATAAGTACTGGTCTGCATTAAGCATCTTGGGAAGGTTCGTGGCATAATGGATGCCTGTAAAAAAATCAGCGTCAAAGCTTGATTTACCTTCAATACCTTGTTTAGTCGTAACTATCACTACACCCCCCGATGCCCTTGAGCCATAAATGGCAGTCGCAGATGCATCTTTTAAGACAGATAAAGTTTTAATATCCTGCTGGTTAAGAAAAGTAATATCTCGGGTTGGAACCCCGTCAACAACATACAGTACTTCATTATTACCAATGGTGCCTTCACCCCTTATTCGTATTTTACTTCCATCGCCTGGTGCCCCGGTATTTGCTGCTACAAACACGCCAGCCGCTTGTCCCTGCAACGCTTGGGCAACATCGGGTACCCTTGTCTTGGCTAAATTCTCCATATTTACCTGTGTTACTGAACCGGAGATAGAACTTTTTCGTTGTCCTATATACCCAACCACTACAACCTCGTTAAGCGTTTTTATATCGGCTTTAAGAGTTACACTTATCTGTGTGTGTCCATTTACTTTGACCTCCTGGATAAGGTAGCCGACATAGCTGTAAACAAGTACAGCATTAGGGTCGATCCCGGCGATCGTATAGTTGCCATCAAGGTCTGTCATTGTGCTCACCGATGTACCTTTTACGGTAATAGTGGCACCTAGTAGCGGACCGGTTTCATCGCTAACAACGCCTGTTACGTTTTGAGCGTATATGACATTTCCAAAAAACAATGTCAATACCATCAGAAGATTGTAAATAATTTTTTGATTCATAGCGATACTAATGATTGATTAATAACTGAGTTGCTTGTTTTCATGTTGATAAATTTTGGGCTTGTTGAACTAAAGTTAGTTTACTATATCGTTTGCGTTATAAAAGTAATTTATACATAAAAAAACAGTGTACACTATTTCTTCAATTGTGTACACTGCGTATTAAAATGTTGATTTTCAGTTGTTTGAAAAAAATGATTTCTTTAAGCTGTATTTCATCTGGTAGTTCTTTGGCGTTGTGTTATACAACTTTTTAAACTCGCGGTAGAAATAAGAGCGGTTGTTAAATCCCGATCTATAGCAAACCTCAGAAACTGTCAGCACATTTTTTCTCAAAAGCTCTGCAGCATATTTTAACCGGATCGTACGTATAAGATCACTTGGCGAAAGCCCAAAAATTTCCTTCGTTTTTCGGTACAGTGCGGAATTGCTTATGGCAAGTATTTTTTCTAAGAAAGCACTGTTCAAATGTTCACTATCAACATTCTTACGGACTAAGTCTATAACGACCTTTATAAAATCCTTGTCACTGTTACTCACATGGATCTGGGCAACTTCACCTGTCACTATATCGCTCGTAAAATGCTGTAGTATCCTTTGTTTCTCCTCTAAAAGCTTTTTTATCCTGATTAATAAATGATCCGGATAAAATGGTTTTGGTATATATGAATTGGCTCCATTTTCCAACCCTTCTATCCTGTGTACTACAGAATTTTTAGCAGTAAGCATAATAAAAGGAATATGGCATGTCCTGAGATCAGTTTTCACCGTTTTACATAATTCTACCCCGTCCATTATAGGCATCATAACATCGCTGATAATAATATCGGGAAGTTCAACTGCAATAGCTGCCAGTGCCTCTACTCCATTATAGGCTGATACTATCCGATATTCTTCTTTCAAAAGGTCGCTTAAGAAAAGGTGTATTTCTTTTTCATCTTCGACAATAAGTACTACTTTCTTTTGATTTTCGACTACTTCAAAAGCTATGATTTTATCCGATCTTATTTCACCGGTATCGTTGACCGATAATTCAACTACGTTTTTTAAGTGGTTTGAGATGGTGGCTGCGGACAGAACAGTGTCGATTTCTTTATCGCTAAAAGCTGAACGATCGCATGGTATAAGTATCTTAAACCGTGTTTCTTCATTAGGAATGCTTGATACAAAAATATCACCACGCAATACTGTAACAAGCTTTTTGATAAAGGCAAGGCCAATTCCGGTCCTAAACAATTCCGTATCAGAGGTCTGATTGGTATCAGATAGGAAAAAACGGTCAAACAGCGACTCTAGCTTATCTTTCGAGATACCTTTGCCTGTATTGGTAATAGTAAAATCAAACATTTTTGTACCGGTATTTTCTATAGTACAGCTGATGTTGATTTTTCCGTTTGCAGGAGTATATTTAAATGCATTGGACAGTAAGTTAAATATTATTTTCTCCAACTTATCTTTATCGAACCAACCCGATAACTCTTGCGGTATGTCAATCGTATAATCAATATTCTTATCAAAAGCCCAATCATCAAATAGTTCGGCAATCTGTTCCAAAAGATTCACCAGATCAAAATGTTTTACCGATACATCAAGATAATCGTATTCCGCCTTACGGAACTCTAGCAACTGTTGGGTAAGAAGCAGTAACCGTGATGTATTCCTTTGAATCATGGTTACAAACTTTTTATTTTTTACGTCAAGATTCCCTGATTCTGCTATTTTTTCGATAGGACCCGCAATTAAAGTTAATGGAGTCAAAAACTCATGGGCAATGTTTGTAAAAAAGGTAAGCCTGTTTTCATGCAGTTCTTCTTCGTTTTTTATAAACAAAAGCTTCTGCCTTAACGATTTTCTCTTTAAATAATAACTCCTTACAAAAAACACAAATAATATTATGAGAATGCCATAAATCACTACGGCTGTGTTCGACTGCCACCACGCGGGATGTATTGTAATTGCAATGGCACGAACAGGTTTTGTCCAGACACCGTCAGCATTTGACCATCTAAGCCGCAACAAATAGTTCCCCCTTGGCACGTTTGTAAAGGAGATAACTTTACGGTTATCAATTGTATTCCAGTTCTTATCGAAGCCTTCGAGCTGGTAGGCATATTTGCATTTCTCATTATTGGTAAAAGTTAAGGCAGTAAGATGGATATCGAAGAAATTCTGGTCGTGGTTCAGTGCTATAGACGAGGGGATGGTGTGGTAAGGGGTTATCAATACACTTTGGTAGTAAGGCATATCCCTGTTTTGACCGCTTATCCGGTCAATGAAAAGATCGGGGAGCACTTTAGACTCCATTATTTTTTGAGGGAGGAAGTAGTTAAATCCTTTTATGCCTCCCATAAAGATATATCCAGAAATACTATCTCTATAAAAGGCGCCATCGGCGAACTCATTATTTTGGAGACCGTCATTTTTCGAATAATTAATGAATTTATCAGCATCGGTTATAAAATTCGATAGGCCGAAGTTAGTGCTTAACCAAATACTCGATTGGTCAGCAGAAACTATTCCGTGTATTGTGTTATTGGGCAGCCCATCCTTTACAGTGTAACTTTTAAAAATAGATTTTCCTGCATTATTTGTTTCCAGCGCATTCAGCCCAAAGCTTGTGCCAATCCACAATTTATTGGCTGAATCCTTTACAAGGCACAAAACATCGTTACTTGAAAGACTTGCAGGATCACCCGGATTATTCTTATAAGCGACAAATTTTTCTGTTTTCTTATCAAACAGATTCAAACCGCCCAAACGCGTGCCAATCCAAAGTTGTTCATCGTTACCTGGAATAATCGAGAATATAATGTTACTGCTTAGATTGCCCTGGCCTTCGGCATCAGCAGTATATCTTTTGAAATCCGATATCTTTAAGCCCACACCAGTTCTTACAATCCTGCACCGTATCATCCCATAACCATTTGTACCAAGCCAAATAAATCCGTTTTTATCCTGATAGATTGCATAGGTCGATTTAAAGTAGTCACATTTATTGGTTCCCACTATTTGCTTCCAGCTTATTAATCTTGAGCGTTCGCTATCAAAAACCTGGATTCCTGTACCGTCGGACCCGATATAAACAAGATTATCCGATCCGTTGTTTAGTGCAAACACCGAATTATGAATAGCGCTGTTATTTTCATCAAAGTTCTCGTACCTAAAAGGTTTCTCATTATGTTGTAAGAAACCGGATGGAAAGCGGAACAATCCTTTTCCTTTTGTACCTATAAAAAATGTACCGTCGCTGGCTTTAACAAAAGTCCTTACAATTCCACCATCAAGCTCATTCAGCTGTGTTTTGGTGACCAGGTTAAAGGACTTTTTTTGCGGCTGAATTTTAAAAACACCCTCTCCGTCTGTACCTATCCATAAAATATCTTCATTGCCTTCTCTTAAAGCTGTTATTTTTTGGCTGACGATATTTTTAATCCGGGATGTTTTAACGACCTTACCGCCAGCATCTATGGTCAAATAACCTGACTTGCATAAGAGTACAAGTCCTTCCTTGCTGTTGCCAATAATACTTTCAACATTTTTTTCTGCATCTACCCGATGTGTTTTGTTATCCATAGACAGTATAATCACCTTACCTGGAGTTGTCACCATACAAATATTCTGGTTCGGCATAATCTCAAATGTATCCACCTGCCCTGAAATACGTTTTGATGTGTCAATTGATTTTTTACCTGTGCTTGAGGTTTTAAGGTTCAGGCGGAAAAGATCGTTATCCTGCGTTAGCGCGATGAGTGTCCCGTTCCTTAAGAATCTTAGTTTCTTAATGGTTTTACCATCCAAAAAGCCACTGTCTATCTTTGTAAAGGAAATACCATTATAAAAACCTATCCCCCAGCCCTTAACCGCACAAAATACATTTTTAGAATTGTCAATAGCCATATTAAATTGAGCCTCAGACAAGGGTGTATTGCTGTCCTTTGAAAATTGAAAACTCGTAAATGTATTGGTGTGTTTATCATAACTGTTAAGCCCATGCATGGTAAGTATCCATATTTTTCCAGCCCTATCTTCACCTATGTTTAATATTACCTGGTTGCTTAGCGACTTTCTATTGCCTGGTTCGGGTCTGAAAATTTTAAATTCATTACCATCATAACGGTTTAAGCCATCCCAGGTTCCAATCCAAATTAAACTTTCAGAATCCTGAAATATGCAATTTACCGAACTGTTCGAAAGTCCTTTTGTGTTATCTAATTGCTCTACAGTATGAGCATCGGATATGGCATCACTGTTTTGTTTAAGTGCCCTTAAACCGGTTTTAGCTTTTAGTATTCTTCCGTCCTTTATATGCAAAGCCGTCTTTGCACTATTTTCGCATGAAAACAATGCAATAAGACTTGCGATAATAGGTAAAATTTTTGCTTTCAATGTAAGTATGTTACGCTGCGATGAATCTAGCTAATATACAAACAATAAATGCCCCATTGTCATTATATACTATGTTTAATTGTTGAATCGTTAATATTACCACGTTATAATTAAGCTCTTGTGTATCCTATTTTCAAGAGTTACTTTATGCATCAAATCGCACGCCAGTTCAGTCGTATCTGATTATTGATTCTTCCTCAACATATGCACAACTTCTATTCCACTCAATGTTCTCTTTGCCGATTCGAACCTTTTTAAGCCTAAACCATTTTGTATTCTCTATTTAATAAAACGATGATCCTCCTCCAAAATATTATTTAAATATTTACATTGTCGAATCTTAATTTTAGACAACGAACGTTTATTATAAACCTTGATAGCTCCAGTATTGGAACCACTTTTGTCAATAGTAATTACTATTGGTTTACAATTATTAGTAATAGCTTTGATTAGAAAAGACTGGGCACTCATCCTTTGCCTTCTTTTGGTCAACAGAAAATCAACTGTATTACCTGATTTGTCAACTGCCCTATACAGATAACACCAAACAACTTTCATTTTAATGTATGTTTCATCCATACTGTAGCTCTACCAACTATGAGTTTTCTTTTTTTCATTTGCAAATCTATAAATAGCGTAAACTTATACACCCAAGGTTGGATTGTAGTATGTTCAACCTGAATGCCGCGCATCTTCATTATCTCTTCGACATCCCTATAGCTCAATATGAACCTAAGGTTAAAATATACTTCCTGAAGAATCATATATTCGAATAGCAATGAGTTTTAGTATCCGTGAAATAAAGATTTTAAAGATTAAAATGTAGATGTGATAGACCCATTATGTTTTGGCTGTTTATATTTCTAAATTAAACATATGATTCTCTACACTAATTTTAGAAAATCCAAATATAGTTTGTGCCGATCCGGTGGCAATTCAAATCCCGGTGTTTCATAATAATTACAAATTTCCGAAATCTTCTTTAATGCGCTAGTTTGCACTCCAATATATATAGTATTGGAGTTTGTCTGTACATAGGGTATAGCGCAATTACCTTTTTTAAGAGGCTCTATAACAGAGATTGGATAGGATAAATTTTCAAATGCAGTAAAAACAGCGTCTATTGTGGTAAAATAATTTACATGATATAATAAGTCACTAATAAGTGAAGAGATATATCGAAGTTCAGTCTCCGATGAACCTGTTACTTTATCTTCAGGAATAAATTTGAGGAGAAATGACTC
This region includes:
- a CDS encoding histidine kinase codes for the protein MKAKILPIIASLIALFSCENSAKTALHIKDGRILKAKTGLRALKQNSDAISDAHTVEQLDNTKGLSNSSVNCIFQDSESLIWIGTWDGLNRYDGNEFKIFRPEPGNRKSLSNQVILNIGEDRAGKIWILTMHGLNSYDKHTNTFTSFQFSKDSNTPLSEAQFNMAIDNSKNVFCAVKGWGIGFYNGISFTKIDSGFLDGKTIKKLRFLRNGTLIALTQDNDLFRLNLKTSSTGKKSIDTSKRISGQVDTFEIMPNQNICMVTTPGKVIILSMDNKTHRVDAEKNVESIIGNSKEGLVLLCKSGYLTIDAGGKVVKTSRIKNIVSQKITALREGNEDILWIGTDGEGVFKIQPQKKSFNLVTKTQLNELDGGIVRTFVKASDGTFFIGTKGKGLFRFPSGFLQHNEKPFRYENFDENNSAIHNSVFALNNGSDNLVYIGSDGTGIQVFDSERSRLISWKQIVGTNKCDYFKSTYAIYQDKNGFIWLGTNGYGMIRCRIVRTGVGLKISDFKRYTADAEGQGNLSSNIIFSIIPGNDEQLWIGTRLGGLNLFDKKTEKFVAYKNNPGDPASLSSNDVLCLVKDSANKLWIGTSFGLNALETNNAGKSIFKSYTVKDGLPNNTIHGIVSADQSSIWLSTNFGLSNFITDADKFINYSKNDGLQNNEFADGAFYRDSISGYIFMGGIKGFNYFLPQKIMESKVLPDLFIDRISGQNRDMPYYQSVLITPYHTIPSSIALNHDQNFFDIHLTALTFTNNEKCKYAYQLEGFDKNWNTIDNRKVISFTNVPRGNYLLRLRWSNADGVWTKPVRAIAITIHPAWWQSNTAVVIYGILIILFVFFVRSYYLKRKSLRQKLLFIKNEEELHENRLTFFTNIAHEFLTPLTLIAGPIEKIAESGNLDVKNKKFVTMIQRNTSRLLLLTQQLLEFRKAEYDYLDVSVKHFDLVNLLEQIAELFDDWAFDKNIDYTIDIPQELSGWFDKDKLEKIIFNLLSNAFKYTPANGKINISCTIENTGTKMFDFTITNTGKGISKDKLESLFDRFFLSDTNQTSDTELFRTGIGLAFIKKLVTVLRGDIFVSSIPNEETRFKILIPCDRSAFSDKEIDTVLSAATISNHLKNVVELSVNDTGEIRSDKIIAFEVVENQKKVVLIVEDEKEIHLFLSDLLKEEYRIVSAYNGVEALAAIAVELPDIIISDVMMPIMDGVELCKTVKTDLRTCHIPFIMLTAKNSVVHRIEGLENGANSYIPKPFYPDHLLIRIKKLLEEKQRILQHFTSDIVTGEVAQIHVSNSDKDFIKVVIDLVRKNVDSEHLNSAFLEKILAISNSALYRKTKEIFGLSPSDLIRTIRLKYAAELLRKNVLTVSEVCYRSGFNNRSYFYREFKKLYNTTPKNYQMKYSLKKSFFSNN